In the Muricauda sp. MAR_2010_75 genome, one interval contains:
- a CDS encoding porin family protein has translation MKKLFLVVVVVFGCVSFSQAQEARFGATAGYLNARGSVKADGISISASESGFYLGAVADFNVAENFNVQPELLFASIDGSNGLMLPILGKFAISEKFNFQAGPQLVFSFEDTPEDFSSVEFDIAGGVGYDIDEDFFIEARYTFQINNSYTGDEDVKVRGNYLTVGVGYKFL, from the coding sequence ATGAAAAAACTTTTTTTAGTAGTCGTTGTAGTATTTGGATGTGTTTCTTTTTCACAAGCGCAGGAGGCTAGGTTTGGTGCAACAGCAGGATATCTTAATGCCCGGGGAAGTGTAAAAGCTGACGGTATTAGCATATCTGCATCAGAATCTGGTTTTTACTTAGGTGCTGTGGCTGATTTTAACGTCGCTGAAAATTTCAATGTGCAGCCAGAACTTCTTTTTGCCAGTATAGATGGATCTAATGGTTTAATGCTGCCCATTCTAGGTAAGTTTGCCATTTCTGAGAAATTCAACTTTCAAGCTGGTCCCCAATTGGTATTCTCTTTTGAAGACACCCCAGAGGATTTTAGCAGCGTTGAATTTGATATTGCTGGAGGCGTTGGCTATGATATTGATGAAGACTTTTTCATTGAAGCCAGATACACATTCCAAATCAATAATTCCTATACCGGAGACGAAGATGTCAAGGTTAGGGGAAATTATTTGACCGTGGGAGTTGGTTACAAGTTTTTATAA
- a CDS encoding LD-carboxypeptidase, with protein sequence MSKRRVFLKSLAALGTTTLLHKTGWSQVPLESRQTRIKPKKLKKGGTIGLVAPGYSIDPEKFYLAVETLEKMGFKTHHTHRILDYEGYFSNTDEERAKDLMEMFTNPNVDAILCARGGYGCTRILDLLDYDTIKQNPKPLIGFSDITALINTIYKETGLVGFHGPVGTTLDDEYSQTYFKRIVMEGPEILPMKNVILSDPEDYMNSEYHRYTIYGGTGEGELVGGNLSLVTAMMGTPYEIDFTDKLVFLEEVEEAPYRIDRMLTQFAASATLPKAKGIILGVFKGCDRLKTSDNFTLKEVIMDRIAPLGIPAMYGMSFGHVPHNLTIPIGINAYFDAHKKRLRLLEPAVS encoded by the coding sequence ATGTCTAAAAGAAGAGTCTTTTTAAAATCCCTCGCTGCACTGGGGACCACAACTTTGTTACATAAAACAGGTTGGAGCCAGGTTCCACTTGAATCCAGACAAACCAGGATCAAACCAAAAAAGCTTAAAAAAGGTGGTACCATTGGGCTGGTGGCTCCTGGGTATTCCATAGATCCCGAAAAATTCTACCTTGCCGTGGAAACGTTGGAAAAAATGGGGTTCAAGACCCATCATACCCATCGCATTTTAGACTACGAGGGATATTTTAGCAATACCGATGAGGAACGGGCAAAGGATCTCATGGAAATGTTCACCAATCCAAATGTAGATGCCATTCTTTGTGCCCGTGGTGGCTATGGCTGTACCAGAATCTTGGACTTGTTGGATTATGACACAATCAAGCAAAACCCTAAACCCCTCATTGGTTTTAGTGATATTACGGCATTGATCAATACCATTTACAAAGAAACAGGACTTGTTGGCTTCCATGGTCCGGTGGGTACAACACTGGATGATGAATACAGCCAAACTTATTTTAAGCGCATCGTAATGGAAGGACCGGAAATCCTGCCCATGAAAAATGTAATTTTATCTGATCCTGAGGATTACATGAACTCCGAATACCATAGGTATACTATTTACGGTGGCACCGGTGAGGGCGAACTGGTAGGGGGCAATCTTTCTTTGGTAACAGCCATGATGGGAACTCCTTACGAAATTGACTTTACGGATAAATTGGTCTTTTTGGAAGAGGTGGAAGAAGCCCCTTATCGAATTGACCGTATGCTCACACAATTTGCAGCAAGTGCCACATTACCCAAAGCCAAAGGAATAATACTCGGTGTGTTTAAAGGTTGCGATAGGCTAAAAACAAGCGATAACTTTACACTAAAAGAGGTAATTATGGATCGGATAGCCCCTTTAGGAATTCCTGCTATGTATGGAATGAGCTTTGGGCATGTTCCCCACAATCTAACGATTCCCATTGGCATAAACGCCTATTTTGATGCCCATAAAAAACGGCTCCGTTTACTAGAGCCGGCCGTGTCCTAA
- a CDS encoding DUF6452 family protein, translated as MKKILPILLVTALLIQISSCEKDDICIDGDTPLLVIGFFDIEDTTVAKEVPSLRIRALDNDSVLDNDSFNDRADSPDSLLVPLRINATNTSYEFIMDSADDEETEMETGDVDPLTISYTTSEAFVSRACGFVINYDGLSITLQESENNWIQDIRIVQPTVENSNNIHVKIFH; from the coding sequence ATGAAAAAAATTCTCCCCATCTTACTTGTCACCGCACTACTTATCCAAATTTCATCCTGTGAAAAAGATGACATTTGCATAGATGGTGACACCCCACTGTTGGTCATTGGCTTTTTTGACATTGAAGATACCACCGTTGCCAAGGAAGTACCTTCATTACGAATTAGGGCTTTGGATAATGACAGCGTTTTAGACAATGATAGTTTTAATGATAGGGCCGATTCACCGGATTCTTTGCTTGTTCCCCTGCGGATAAATGCCACAAATACCTCTTATGAATTTATTATGGATTCAGCGGATGATGAAGAAACCGAAATGGAAACCGGAGACGTTGATCCTTTGACCATTTCCTACACAACCAGTGAAGCTTTCGTTTCAAGGGCTTGCGGTTTTGTAATCAATTATGATGGTTTATCCATAACATTGCAAGAAAGCGAGAACAACTGGATTCAAGACATTCGCATAGTGCAACCAACTGTAGAAAATTCTAACAATATCCATGTCAAAATATTTCATTAG
- the rocD gene encoding ornithine--oxo-acid transaminase yields MAVLEHLTSQQAIDLENKYGAHNYHPLPVVLSRGEGVYVWDVEGNRYYDFLSAYSAVNQGHCHPKIVGAMLDQAKTLTLTSRAFYNDMLGRFEEYATSTFGFDKLLPMNTGAEAVETALKVCRRWAYQKKEIPENQAQIIVCENNFHGRTTTIISFSNDPVAKEDYGPYTQGFIKIEYDNLDALERALESNPHAAGFLVEPIQGEAGVYVPSEGYLKKAKALCEKYNVLFIADEVQTGIGRTGKMLAVDHENVKPDILILGKALSGGAYPVSAVLANDEIMEVITPGSHGSTFGGNPIAAAVGMAALEVIKEEGLAQNAEELGKVFRDELNKFIPTCALVEKVRGKGLLNAIVINDSEDSSTAWDICMALKKNGLLAKPTHGNIIRFAPPLVMNHEQLLDCVSIIIKTLQNFSK; encoded by the coding sequence ATGGCTGTTTTAGAGCATTTAACATCGCAGCAAGCGATTGATTTGGAAAACAAGTATGGAGCCCATAACTATCACCCGCTACCTGTGGTTTTGAGCCGAGGTGAAGGTGTGTATGTTTGGGACGTGGAAGGCAATAGGTATTACGATTTTTTGTCGGCCTATTCCGCAGTGAACCAAGGGCATTGTCACCCCAAGATTGTTGGGGCAATGCTAGATCAGGCCAAAACCTTGACCCTGACCTCAAGAGCATTTTACAATGACATGTTGGGCAGATTTGAGGAATACGCCACCTCCACCTTTGGGTTCGATAAGCTTTTGCCCATGAACACAGGAGCGGAAGCTGTTGAAACTGCATTGAAAGTTTGTAGACGATGGGCCTATCAAAAAAAGGAAATCCCTGAGAACCAAGCTCAAATTATTGTGTGTGAGAACAACTTTCACGGGCGTACCACAACCATTATTTCTTTTTCCAATGACCCCGTGGCAAAGGAAGATTATGGCCCCTATACCCAAGGGTTTATAAAAATAGAATACGACAATTTGGATGCTTTGGAGAGAGCTTTGGAAAGCAACCCACATGCGGCAGGTTTTTTGGTGGAACCCATTCAAGGTGAAGCCGGGGTTTACGTCCCCTCGGAGGGATATTTAAAAAAGGCCAAAGCATTATGTGAAAAGTACAATGTGCTTTTTATTGCTGATGAAGTTCAGACAGGAATAGGTAGGACTGGAAAAATGTTGGCCGTTGATCATGAAAATGTAAAACCCGATATATTGATTTTAGGCAAAGCCCTCTCGGGAGGGGCCTATCCGGTTTCGGCAGTTTTGGCCAATGATGAGATCATGGAAGTTATAACCCCAGGAAGTCATGGAAGTACTTTTGGCGGTAATCCTATTGCTGCAGCTGTTGGCATGGCCGCCCTTGAAGTAATCAAAGAGGAAGGGTTGGCCCAAAACGCTGAAGAATTGGGGAAGGTTTTTAGGGATGAGCTCAACAAATTTATTCCCACTTGCGCTTTGGTGGAGAAGGTACGTGGAAAAGGATTGCTCAATGCCATCGTTATTAACGATTCGGAAGATAGTTCCACTGCGTGGGACATTTGCATGGCGTTAAAGAAGAATGGCCTCTTGGCGAAACCCACCCACGGGAACATCATTCGTTTTGCACCACCTTTGGTAATGAACCATGAGCAATTGCTGGATTGTGTCTCGATTATCATCAAGACCTTGCAGAATTTCTCTAAATAG
- the bshC gene encoding bacillithiol biosynthesis cysteine-adding enzyme BshC has protein sequence MEVDCIPFKETGYFSKLICDYLDQREDLKPFYNRFPSAENFKDQIDEKKANYPTAHRKILVEALKNQYKGFEVSEATEANIAALGNETTFTIVTGHQLNLFTGPLYFLYKIVSTLNLARELKNSHIDAHFVPVYWMATEDHDFDEINYFNLHGKKIQWNRSASGAVGALSTDGLDAVFEMLSAELGNTRNAEELKKLFKKAYLEHTNLTDATRYLANTLFGEEGLVIIDGDDAALKKMLIPYAEKDIFEHVPFQKISESIAALSKVSSDYSIQVNPREINYFYLKDGVRERIIKNHGKYHVFNTEINFSAEELREELHHHPERFSPNVVARPLYQEVILPNLCYIGGGGELAYWLELKSYFGKLNVAFPMLLLRNSALVITEKQSRKLEKLDLKVSHLFLKQHRFINKKIREISNIDIDFSPQKKLLEEQFQHLYELAEQTDKSFLGAVKAQEVKQKKGLDALEKRLLKAQKRKLKDHVIRMTDIQNELFPNRSLQERQLNFSELYLEMGDTLIPTLLESLDPLSGDFTILKY, from the coding sequence ATGGAAGTAGATTGTATACCCTTTAAAGAAACCGGTTATTTTTCCAAGCTTATTTGCGACTATTTGGATCAACGTGAAGATTTGAAACCATTTTATAACCGATTTCCCTCAGCTGAAAATTTTAAGGACCAAATAGATGAAAAGAAGGCCAATTACCCAACGGCTCACCGAAAAATACTGGTCGAAGCTCTAAAGAATCAATATAAAGGATTTGAGGTTTCTGAAGCCACCGAGGCGAACATTGCAGCCCTGGGCAATGAGACAACATTCACCATTGTAACGGGCCATCAGCTGAATTTGTTCACTGGACCGTTGTATTTTCTTTATAAGATAGTATCGACCCTAAATTTGGCCAGGGAACTCAAAAATTCCCATATCGATGCTCATTTTGTTCCGGTGTATTGGATGGCCACGGAGGATCATGATTTTGATGAGATCAATTATTTTAACCTCCACGGGAAAAAAATCCAATGGAACCGTTCGGCATCGGGAGCAGTAGGTGCACTGAGCACCGATGGACTGGATGCTGTGTTCGAAATGTTATCTGCGGAATTGGGAAATACGCGAAATGCTGAGGAACTCAAAAAACTTTTCAAAAAGGCATATTTGGAACATACCAATTTAACAGATGCCACCCGCTATTTGGCCAATACGTTATTTGGTGAAGAAGGCTTGGTGATTATTGATGGTGATGATGCGGCACTGAAAAAAATGCTGATTCCTTATGCAGAGAAGGACATTTTTGAACACGTTCCTTTTCAAAAAATATCTGAGTCCATCGCAGCATTGTCCAAAGTATCTTCGGACTATTCCATTCAGGTGAACCCAAGGGAAATCAATTATTTCTATCTTAAGGATGGTGTTCGGGAACGTATCATAAAGAACCATGGAAAATATCATGTGTTCAACACCGAAATAAATTTTTCTGCCGAAGAACTGCGCGAGGAATTACATCATCATCCCGAAAGATTCTCACCTAATGTGGTGGCACGTCCGTTGTACCAAGAAGTGATTTTACCCAATCTCTGTTACATTGGGGGGGGAGGGGAGCTTGCTTATTGGCTGGAATTAAAATCTTATTTTGGGAAGCTGAATGTAGCCTTTCCAATGCTTTTGTTGCGAAATTCGGCCTTGGTCATTACAGAGAAACAGTCCAGAAAGTTGGAAAAATTGGATTTAAAAGTCTCCCACCTCTTTTTAAAACAACATCGTTTTATCAACAAAAAGATTCGGGAAATCTCCAATATCGATATTGATTTTTCACCTCAAAAAAAGTTGTTGGAGGAACAGTTTCAGCACTTATATGAACTGGCCGAACAAACGGACAAAAGTTTTTTGGGAGCGGTAAAGGCACAAGAGGTAAAACAAAAGAAAGGCTTGGATGCCCTGGAAAAACGTTTGCTAAAAGCCCAGAAAAGAAAGCTCAAAGATCATGTCATCAGGATGACCGACATCCAAAATGAACTTTTTCCCAACAGATCACTTCAGGAACGACAGCTTAATTTTTCGGAACTCTATTTGGAAATGGGTGATACCTTGATTCCAACCCTGCTGGAATCACTAGATCCATTGAGTGGTGATTTTACCATTTTAAAGTACTGA
- a CDS encoding M14 family metallopeptidase: protein MSKFLLSFVAIFTFFGSASAQLLSPSEFLGYELGSQFTRHHEVVDYYEYLANEAPDRVKLTVYGKTNERRPLLLAYVSSAENISNLENIRQEHLKDTQEGGNTSKAIVWLSYNVHGNESVSTEASMKTIYELLTAKSQYLENTVVIIDPCINPDGRDRYSNWYNQYKNTPYQVDYNSKEHHEGWWNGRSNHYMFDLNRDWAWLTQVESQQRLKVYNEWLPHVHVDFHEQGMNNPYYFAPAAEPYHEVITSFQRDFQVTLGKNHAKYFDANGWFYFTKEVFDLFYPSYGDTYPTYNGAIGMTYEQGGGGQGGLGVITAIGDTLTLKDRIAHHFTTGMSTVEVSSQNAERLNTEFKKFYKNQNFKFKSYVLNGDKDKIDALKSLLDKHKIEYGSPSNGTVKGFDYSTGDNGSMSTTNNSLVVSTNQTKGTLVKVLFEPNAKLSDSLTYDITAWSLPYAYGLDAIASTSLVSANAEVNQTASSSTIVPDSYAYITDWNSLKDARFLAELFKSGIRIRKADHPFSMEGQSFDRGTLIITKGDNQYKEDFLDVLKTTSEKYGKTITSSKTGFVDSGKDFGSSSIKMITEPKIAVLSGGPTSTLRFGEIWHFFEQQLHYPITVIDDEYADRVDLDEYNILILPGGRYGDHFNEKQLKQLQQWVKKGGKIIAMGGAIDALDGEDGFGIRKKEMENDSAANALSPHKNSERERIKDAITGAIFKTKVDNTHPLAYGYNNDYFTLKLGNASYNYLDSGNVVYLEKNTKPFSGFAGSEARKKVKESLVFGVDNVGSGQVIYMVDNPLFRGFWENGKLFFANALFMVD, encoded by the coding sequence ATGTCAAAATTTTTACTCTCGTTCGTTGCAATTTTCACCTTTTTTGGTTCCGCTTCAGCACAATTACTGTCCCCTTCAGAATTTTTAGGGTATGAATTGGGTTCCCAATTTACCCGCCACCATGAGGTGGTTGATTACTATGAATATTTGGCCAACGAAGCTCCAGATAGGGTAAAGTTGACTGTTTATGGTAAAACGAACGAGCGTAGGCCTTTACTTTTGGCCTATGTGTCTTCTGCTGAGAATATCTCCAATTTGGAAAACATCCGTCAAGAGCATTTAAAAGATACCCAAGAGGGCGGAAATACCTCCAAGGCCATTGTTTGGTTGAGCTACAACGTACACGGGAATGAAAGTGTGAGCACCGAGGCTTCCATGAAGACCATTTACGAGCTTTTGACAGCCAAAAGTCAGTATTTGGAAAATACAGTGGTGATTATAGACCCCTGTATCAACCCTGATGGACGTGACCGATACAGCAATTGGTACAACCAATACAAAAACACGCCTTATCAAGTGGATTACAACAGTAAGGAACACCACGAAGGTTGGTGGAATGGGCGGAGTAACCACTACATGTTCGATCTGAACCGTGATTGGGCCTGGTTGACACAGGTAGAGAGCCAACAACGACTCAAGGTCTATAATGAATGGCTGCCCCATGTGCATGTGGACTTTCATGAGCAAGGCATGAACAATCCGTATTATTTTGCCCCTGCTGCTGAGCCCTATCACGAAGTGATAACCAGCTTCCAGCGCGATTTTCAGGTTACTTTGGGTAAAAACCACGCCAAATATTTTGATGCAAACGGTTGGTTTTACTTTACCAAAGAGGTTTTTGACCTATTTTATCCCAGTTATGGAGATACCTACCCAACATACAATGGCGCCATTGGAATGACCTATGAGCAAGGTGGCGGTGGCCAGGGTGGATTGGGCGTAATCACAGCAATTGGTGATACACTTACCCTAAAGGACCGAATTGCCCATCACTTCACCACGGGAATGTCCACCGTTGAGGTTTCTTCCCAAAATGCGGAGCGTTTGAATACGGAATTCAAAAAATTCTACAAAAACCAAAATTTTAAATTCAAAAGCTATGTGCTCAATGGCGATAAGGATAAAATTGATGCCTTAAAATCGCTGCTTGACAAGCATAAAATAGAGTACGGCAGTCCTTCCAACGGAACCGTAAAAGGATTTGACTACAGCACTGGAGATAATGGAAGCATGTCAACCACCAACAACAGTCTGGTCGTTTCAACCAATCAGACTAAGGGCACTTTGGTAAAGGTCTTGTTTGAGCCCAATGCCAAGTTGAGTGATTCCCTCACCTATGATATCACAGCATGGTCACTTCCCTACGCCTATGGATTGGATGCGATTGCTTCCACTTCATTGGTTTCTGCCAATGCGGAAGTAAACCAAACAGCTTCCAGTAGTACCATCGTCCCGGATAGTTATGCTTATATCACGGATTGGAACAGCTTAAAAGATGCCAGATTCCTAGCAGAATTGTTTAAATCAGGTATTCGCATTCGTAAAGCAGACCATCCTTTTTCCATGGAAGGGCAATCTTTTGATCGAGGCACCTTGATCATTACCAAAGGTGACAACCAATACAAAGAAGATTTTCTGGATGTGCTCAAAACCACTTCTGAGAAGTACGGAAAAACCATAACCAGTTCCAAAACAGGTTTTGTGGATTCGGGCAAGGATTTTGGTTCATCTTCCATTAAAATGATTACCGAACCGAAGATTGCGGTATTGTCAGGCGGCCCCACCTCCACCCTTCGCTTTGGCGAAATATGGCACTTTTTTGAGCAACAATTACACTATCCCATTACTGTGATAGATGACGAATATGCCGACCGAGTGGACTTGGACGAATACAACATTTTGATTCTTCCCGGAGGGCGGTACGGTGACCATTTCAATGAAAAGCAGCTCAAGCAATTGCAACAGTGGGTCAAAAAAGGCGGAAAAATCATTGCCATGGGTGGCGCCATTGATGCTCTTGATGGTGAAGATGGCTTCGGAATTCGCAAAAAAGAAATGGAAAATGACTCAGCAGCCAACGCACTAAGTCCCCATAAGAACTCAGAAAGAGAACGCATCAAGGATGCCATCACTGGTGCTATCTTCAAGACCAAAGTGGACAACACCCATCCTTTGGCCTATGGGTATAACAACGATTATTTCACCCTAAAACTAGGAAATGCCAGTTATAATTACCTGGATAGTGGCAATGTGGTGTATTTGGAGAAAAACACCAAACCGTTTTCGGGGTTTGCTGGAAGTGAAGCCCGGAAAAAGGTGAAAGAATCCCTTGTTTTTGGAGTGGATAACGTTGGCTCCGGTCAGGTTATATATATGGTGGACAACCCCTTGTTCCGTGGTTTTTGGGAAAACGGAAAACTGTTTTTTGCCAATGCACTTTTTATGGTGGACTAA
- the rlmD gene encoding 23S rRNA (uracil(1939)-C(5))-methyltransferase RlmD — translation MRKKNRRQTFEQVEVIDAGAKGKSVGKAPDGRVIFLSNAVPGDVVDVMTTKKRKAYFEGMATHFHSLSPKRTTPECEHFGVCGGCKWQNMAYEHQLSFKQREVENNLRRIGHLELPETTPILGSKKQYFYRNKMEFSFSNSRWLTQEEINSDTDIEDRNALGFHIPGMWDKILDIKKCHLQQDPSNAIRLETKNFAQKNGLSFFDPRKQEGLLRTLMIRTASTGEIMVLIQFYEDNLEQRELLLNHLKERFPEITALLYVINSKQNDTIYDQEVICFSGRDHIVEEMEGLQFKINAKSFYQTNSEQAYELYKVARDFANLSGNEVVYDFYTGTGTIAQFVAKKAKKVIGVESVPEAIEDAIANAEHNNIGNVEFFVGDMKNVFNQSFIALHGKPDIIITDPPRDGMHKDVVEQLIQVAPGKIVYVSCNSATQARDLALMKEMYQVTKVQPVDMFPQTHHVENVVLLEKRV, via the coding sequence ATGCGGAAAAAGAACAGGAGACAGACATTTGAACAGGTAGAGGTCATTGATGCGGGAGCCAAGGGCAAGTCGGTTGGGAAAGCCCCGGATGGTCGGGTCATATTTCTATCCAACGCCGTGCCGGGCGATGTGGTGGATGTAATGACCACCAAAAAAAGAAAGGCCTATTTTGAAGGAATGGCCACCCATTTTCATAGCTTATCCCCAAAACGAACGACACCCGAATGTGAGCATTTTGGGGTTTGTGGGGGATGCAAATGGCAGAATATGGCCTATGAACATCAATTGTCTTTTAAACAACGTGAGGTAGAGAACAACCTTAGGCGTATTGGGCATCTGGAATTACCGGAAACCACCCCCATTTTAGGCTCAAAAAAGCAATATTTCTACCGAAATAAAATGGAATTTTCCTTTTCCAATAGCAGATGGCTCACCCAAGAGGAAATCAATTCTGATACTGACATTGAAGACAGAAATGCACTGGGCTTTCATATTCCCGGAATGTGGGACAAAATATTGGACATCAAAAAATGCCATTTGCAGCAAGACCCGTCCAATGCCATTCGTCTGGAAACCAAAAACTTTGCCCAAAAAAATGGGCTTTCCTTTTTCGATCCCAGAAAGCAGGAAGGCCTTTTACGGACATTGATGATCAGAACGGCTTCAACCGGGGAAATCATGGTTTTGATTCAATTTTACGAGGATAATTTGGAGCAACGAGAGCTTTTACTAAACCACTTAAAAGAACGTTTCCCGGAAATCACAGCTTTGCTGTATGTCATCAATTCCAAACAAAACGATACTATTTACGATCAAGAGGTCATCTGTTTTTCGGGCCGTGATCATATTGTTGAGGAAATGGAAGGGCTGCAGTTCAAGATCAATGCAAAATCGTTCTACCAGACCAATTCGGAACAAGCCTACGAGCTGTACAAAGTGGCACGTGATTTTGCCAATCTCTCAGGAAACGAAGTGGTATATGACTTTTACACAGGAACTGGTACCATTGCCCAATTTGTGGCCAAAAAAGCGAAAAAAGTGATTGGGGTTGAATCCGTTCCGGAAGCTATTGAGGATGCAATTGCCAATGCAGAGCACAATAATATAGGCAATGTGGAATTCTTTGTAGGAGATATGAAGAATGTCTTTAACCAATCATTCATTGCCCTGCACGGAAAACCCGACATCATTATTACCGACCCACCGAGGGATGGTATGCATAAAGATGTGGTGGAACAACTGATACAGGTAGCCCCAGGAAAAATTGTGTACGTAAGTTGCAATAGTGCCACCCAGGCACGGGACCTGGCCCTAATGAAAGAAATGTACCAAGTAACCAAGGTGCAGCCCGTGGACATGTTCCCACAGACCCACCACGTTGAAAATGTTGTACTTTTGGAAAAACGGGTATAA
- a CDS encoding carboxypeptidase-like regulatory domain-containing protein, giving the protein MRLMTLFSKRITFLFLMLVGLLFFPTHSWAFQEGQDDNDYNQYRGEVVDESTNKPLVFATISVEGTNISTITNTEGDFLLKVPKDITDGNVIVSFLGYRTKTIPLLQFQPEDNTIGLLVSVTQLSEININAPKDATALVKETLARKGDNYFDDHTLMTAFYRETIKKRRRNVSLSEAVVSIYKTPYNSPRNDAVELYKARKSTDYSKLDTVALKLQGGPFNTLYVDIMKYPEYIFADGSVDNYKFSFDRSTRINNRLIYVIKFNQLETILEPLYGGELFIDVENKTLTSAIYHLNITDRDMAARLFVRRKPSGVDVWPTEVAYRVDYREKGGKWYYGYSSVMMEFKVDWADKLFNSVYSMTAEMAVTDWEKNESGQLPRNRERVKKSIILSDEAIGFSDPDFWGEYNIIEPEKSIESAIRKIQRQLRRSQRNSK; this is encoded by the coding sequence ATGCGCTTGATGACCCTTTTTTCCAAAAGAATAACTTTCCTTTTTTTGATGTTGGTCGGTCTGTTGTTTTTTCCGACCCATTCTTGGGCTTTTCAAGAAGGTCAGGATGACAATGACTACAACCAATATCGGGGTGAAGTGGTTGATGAATCCACCAATAAACCTTTGGTATTTGCCACAATTTCTGTGGAAGGTACCAATATCAGCACCATTACCAATACCGAAGGTGATTTTCTATTGAAGGTTCCCAAAGATATTACAGACGGCAATGTCATTGTATCATTCTTGGGATACAGGACCAAAACCATTCCTTTGCTTCAATTTCAGCCGGAAGACAACACAATTGGTTTGCTTGTATCGGTGACACAGCTTTCCGAAATCAACATCAACGCCCCCAAGGATGCCACTGCCCTGGTTAAGGAGACCTTGGCCCGAAAAGGCGATAATTATTTTGACGACCACACCTTAATGACTGCATTTTACAGGGAGACCATCAAAAAAAGAAGGAGAAATGTGTCCCTGTCCGAAGCCGTGGTAAGTATCTACAAAACACCCTACAATTCTCCTAGAAATGATGCCGTTGAATTGTACAAAGCCCGAAAGAGCACAGACTACAGCAAACTGGATACGGTTGCATTAAAACTGCAGGGAGGGCCGTTCAACACCCTTTATGTGGATATCATGAAATATCCCGAATACATTTTTGCAGATGGTTCCGTTGACAATTATAAATTTTCTTTTGACCGTTCTACACGAATCAACAATCGTTTGATCTATGTCATTAAATTCAACCAGTTGGAAACTATTTTGGAACCGCTCTACGGAGGTGAACTTTTTATTGATGTGGAAAACAAAACGTTGACCAGTGCCATTTATCATTTGAATATTACAGATAGGGATATGGCCGCCCGACTCTTTGTGCGCAGAAAACCATCAGGTGTGGATGTTTGGCCCACCGAAGTGGCCTACCGGGTGGATTATCGCGAAAAAGGAGGTAAATGGTATTATGGCTATAGCAGTGTAATGATGGAGTTCAAGGTGGACTGGGCGGACAAACTGTTCAACTCTGTTTACAGCATGACTGCTGAAATGGCCGTGACCGATTGGGAAAAGAATGAAAGTGGTCAGCTGCCCAGAAATCGGGAAAGGGTTAAAAAATCAATAATTTTGAGTGATGAGGCCATTGGCTTCTCCGATCCTGATTTTTGGGGCGAGTACAATATTATCGAACCTGAAAAGTCCATTGAGTCCGCTATCCGAAAAATTCAGAGGCAATTGAGACGTTCTCAGCGCAATAGCAAATAA